The Halomonas sp. THAF5a genome segment GACCGCCGCCGCGGTGGGCATCCTGTGCAAGAAGAACGCCTCCATCTCCGGCGCCGAGGTGGGCTGCCAGGGCGAGGTCGGCTCGGCCTGCGCCATGGCGGCGGCGGGGCTGACCGAGGTGCTGGGCGGCTCGCCGGGCCAGGTGGAGAATGCCGCCGAGATCGGCCTGGAGCACAACCTCGGGCTCACCTGCGACCCCGTGGGCGGGCTCGTGCAGGTACCCTGCATCGAGCGCAACGCCATCGCCTCGGTCAAGGCGATCAACGCCGCCCAGATGGCCCTGCGCGGCGACGGCGAGCACTTCATCTCGCTGGACAAGGCGATCCGCACCATGCGCGATACCGGCGCCGACATGCAGGAGAAGTACAAGGAGACCTCCAGGGGAGGGCTGGCGGTCAACGCCATCGAGTGCTGATGGCCCGCGGCTCGGTGTGAAACAGGCGCGATGTCCCTCGGGGCATCGCGCCTTTTTTGTTGGGCCGCACTTTGCCTGAACATGATTTGCAAGCTATTGATAGCGCAGGCGTCTACACCATTGGTCGAGTTCCGGCCTTCTCCTGTTGCCCCGCCGCCCCCGCTCCTCTAGCTTACGTTAACGTAAAGTGAAGAGTGTTCTCCGGGGCCGCGTGATGCGCCATCACGGACCCTCGATGCCGGCACCGCCACAACAACGACAACGGCCGACAACAACGACAACAGCATCCACGGCGGATCGCGCCAGCGATCCAGAGAGGACCCACCATGACCCAGGAGTTCATACTGGAAACTCGCGGGTTGACCAAGGAGTTTCGCGGCTTCACCGCCGTGGACGACGTCAATCTGCGGGTCCGGGAGGGGCACATCCACGCCCTGATCGGTCCCAACGGGGCCGGGAAGACCACCGTCTTCAACCTGCTGACCAAGTTCCTGCCGCCCACCCGCGGCGAGATCCTCTATCGCGGCAAGCCGATCACCAGCATGCGGGCCAACGAGATCGCCCGGCTCGGCCTGGTGCGCTCCTTCCAGATCTCGGCGGTGTTCGCCCACATGACCGCCATGGAGAACGTGCGCGTGGCGCTGCAGCGCCGCCTCGGCACCTCCTTCCACTTCTGGAAGTCCGAGAAGAGCCTCGAGCACCTCAATGAGCGCGCCGTCGCGCTGCTCGACGAGGTCGGCCTCAGGGAGTACGCCGACGTGCTCACCGTGGAGATGCCCTACGGGCGCAAGCGGGCGCTGGAGGTGGCGACCACCCTGGCGCTGGATCCCACCCTGATGCTGCTCGACGAGCCGACCCAGGGCATGGGCGCCGAGGACGTCGACCGCATCGTCGAGCTGATCCGGCGGGTCTCCAAGGGGCGTACCGTGCTGATGGTGGAGCACAACCTCAGCGTGGTCAGCCGCCTGTGCGACCGCATCACGGTGCTGGCCCGCGGCAGCGTGCTGGCCGAGGGCGACTACGACGCCGTCTCCCGCGACCCGCAGGTCCGGGAGGCCTACATGGGCAGTGATGCCGCGGCGCAAGCAGAGGAGGCCAGCGCATGAGCCAGGCGGCAACGACACTCGGCCAGACCCCGATGCGGGACGGCGCCGAGATGCTGCGCATCAGCGACCTGCACGCCTTCTACGGCGAGTCGCACATCCTGCACGGCGTCGACTTCGACGTGAAGCGCGGGGAGCTGGTGACCCTGCTGGGGCGCAACGGCGCCGGGCGCAGTACCACCCTCAAGGCGATCATGAACATGGTCGGCCATCGCACCGGGTCCATCGTCATCAATGGCACCGAGACCCTCGGCGTGAAGCCGCACCGCATCCCGCGGCTCGGCGTGGGCTACTGCCCCGAGGAGCGCGGCATCTTCTCGAGCCTCGACGTCGAGGAGAACCTGCTGCTGCCGCCCACGGTGCGCAGCGGCGGCATGGGGATCGACGAGATCTACGCCATGTTCCCCAACCTCTACGAGCGGCGCCGCAGCCAGGGCACCCGGCTCTCCGGCGGCGAGCAGCAGATGCTGGCCATGGCCCGCATCCTGCGCACCGGCGCACGGCTGCTGCTGCTCGACGAGATCACCGAGGGGCTGGCCCCGGTCATCGTCCAGGCCCTGGGCGAGGTGCTGATCAAGCTCAAGGAGCGCGGCATGACCATCGTGCTGGTGGAGCAGAACTTCCGCTTCGCCGCGCCCCTGGCCGACCGCCACTTCGTGATGGAGCACGGCCGCATCATCGAGGAGATCAGCGCCGCCGAGCTGCCCGCCCGGCGCGAGCACCTCAATACCCTGCTGGGGGTCTGACGGCCTCGCCGTCGCGTCCCCGGCCGCCAGCCGCCAGCCGCCAGAGCCACCACCCGCAACGACAACGATCCGTATCGACAACAACAACGGCCCCACCGGGCCACGGAGATGATCATGACCTTCCATCACAAGACGCTCGCCAGCAGCATCGCCCTCGCCGCCGCCACCCTGGTCACCGGCAACGCCCAGGCCCAGATGAGCGACGACGCCGTGCGCATCGGCTACCTCGCCGACATGTCCGGCACCTATCGCGACCTGGCCGGCCCCGGCGGCCTCGAGGCGCTGAAGATGGCCGTCGAGGACGTCGGCGGCGAGGTCAACGGCGTGCCCATCGAGGTGTTCAGCGCCGACGACCGCAACAGCGCCGACGTGGGCGCCAACACCGTGCGCGGCTGGGTCGACCAGGAGAACGTCGACCTGGTCGCCGGCATGGTCGCCTCCTCGGTCTCCATCGCCGTGAGCAAGGTGCTGGAGGAGGCGGGGGGACTGGCGATCATCTCCGGCTCCGCGGCCTCGAGCATCACCAACGAGCACTGCACGCCCAACCACCTCCACTGGGTCTATGACACCTACCCGCTGGCCAACGGCACCGCCAAGGCCGTCGTCGACCAGGGCGGCGAGACCTGGTTCATGCTCACCGCCGACTACGCCTTCGGCCACGCCCTGGAGGCCGATGTCAGCGCGGTGGTGGAGGCCAACGGCGGCGAGATCGTCGGCGGCGTGCGCCATCCCTTCCCGACCAGCGACTTCTCCTCCTATATCCTCCAGGCCCAGGGCTCGGGCGCCGACATCGTCGGCCTGGCCAACGCCGGCTCCGATACCGTCAACGCCATCAAGACCGCCAGCCAGTTCGGCCTGACCCAGACCGGCCAGCAGCTCGCGGGCCTGCTGATCTTCCTCAACGACGTCCACGCCATGGGCCTCGAGGCGACCCAGGGCCTGCTGCTCACCACCGGCTGGTACTGGGACATGGACGAGGCGTCCCGGGAGTGGGCCGAGCGCTACTTCGAGCGCGTGGGCCGCATGCCGACCATGGTCCAGGCCGGCGTCTACTCCAGCACCCTGCACTACCTCAACGCCGTCGAGGCCGCCGGCACCGACGAGGCCCAGGCGGTGCGTGCCCAGATGGCCGAGACCCCCGTCGAAGACTTCTTCGCCCGCAACGGCCGCATCCGCGAGGATGGCCGCATGGTCCACGACATGTACCTCGCCGAGGTGAAGTCGCCGGAGGAGTCCACCGGCGAGTGGGACCTCTACGAGATCAAGAGCACCATCCCCGCCGAGGAGGCCTACCGCCCGCTCGCCGAGAGCCAGTGCAAGCTGGTCAAGAACTGAGCGAGCCGAGGCAGGGCGGCGGCCGCGGCCGCCGCCCCCTGACGGGAGGAGCGTGACATGACGATGATATTCGGGGTGCCGTTGGCGGTGTTCATGGGCCAGCTGATGCTGGGCCTGATCAACGGTGCCTTCTATGCCCTGCTGAGCCTGGGGCTGGCGGTGATCTTCGGGCTGTTGAAGATCATCAACTTCGCCCACGGGGCGCAGTACATGCTGGGCGCCTTCGCGGCGATGCTGGGCCTTCAATACCTGGGCATCAACTACTGGGTCGCGCTGCTGCTGGTGCCGCTGGTGGTGGGGACCCTGGGCGTGGTGATCGAGCGGCTGTTCCTGCGCCGCATCGCCCACCTCGACCACCTCTACGGGCTGCTGCTCACCTACGGCCTGGCGCTGATCTTCGAGGGCACCCTGATCAACCTCTTCGGGGTCTCGGGGGCGAGCTACCCCACCCCGGAGGCCCTGCAGGGCGGCCTGAACCTCGGCTTCATGTTCCTGCCGACCTACCGCGCCTGGGTGCTGGTGGCGGCGCTGGTGGTGTGCGGCGGCACCTGGTTCATCATCGAGCGCACCCGCCTCGGGGCCTACCTGCGGGCCGGCACCGAGAACCCGGCGCTGATGCAGGCCTTCGGCGTGAACGTGCCGCAGCTGATCACCCTGACCTACGGCTTCGGCGTGGCGCTGGCCGCCTTCGCCGGGGTACTGGCGGCACCGCTCTATCCGGTCTCGCCGACCATGGGCTCGAGCCTGCTGATCGTGGTCTTCGCCGTGGTGGTGATCGGCGGCATGGGCTCCATCCTCGGCGCCATCATCACCGGGCTCGCCATGGGCCTGATCGAGGGCCTCACCAAGGTCTACTACCCCGAGGCGGCCAACACCGTGATCTTCCTGGTGATGATCCTGGTGCTGCTGCTGCGCCCCTCGGGACTCTTCGGCAAGGAGGCATGACGTGATGGCCACGACCCAACCCCTGACCCCCGCCATGCAGCGCCAGCGCAGCGCGCGGCGGCGGCGCAACCTGCTCTACCTGGTGCTGCTGGGCCTGGCCCTGCTGGCCCCGCTCGCCATCTACCCGGTGTTCCTGATGAAGGTGCTGTGCTTCGCGCTCTTCGCCTGCGCCTTCAACCTGCTGCTGGGCTATGCCGGGCTGCTCTCCTTCGGCCATGCGGCCTTCCTGGCCACCGGCGGCTACTTCACCGGCATCATGCTCTCGAGCTACCCCGGCCTGACGCCGGAGGCGGGCATCCTGATCGGCACCCTGGCCGCAGTGGTGCTGGGCACCTTCTTCGGCGTGCTGTCGATCCGCCGCCAGGGGATCTACTTCGCCATGGTGACCCTGGCGCTGGCGCAGATGGTGTTCTTCTTCTTCGTCCAGGCGCCCTTCACCGGGGGCGAGGACGGGCTGCACGGCGTGCCGCGCGGCGAGCTGTTCGGACTGATCAGCCTCTCCGACAACCTGCCGATGTACTACTTCGTGCTGGCGATCTTCGTGATCGGCTTCGCGATCATCCAGCGCACCGTGCACTCGCCCTTCGGCCAGGTGCTCAAGGCGATCCGCGAGAACGAGCCCCGGGCGGTCTCGCTGGGCTACAACGTGGACGCCTACAAGCTGGTGGCCTTCGTCATCTCCGCGGGCCTCGCGGGGCTCGCCGGCTCCACCAAGACGGTGGTCTTCCAGCTCGCCTCGCTGACCGATGCCCACTGGCACATGTCCGGCGAGGTGATCCTGATGACCCTGCTGGGCGGGGTGGGCACGCTGTTCGGCCCGGTGGTGGGCGCGGGCCTCGTGGTCAGCCTGCAGACCCAGCTGGCGCAGTCGCCGCTCGGCAACTGGGTGAGCGTGATCCTCGGCGCGATCTTCGTGATCTGCGTGCTGAGCTTTCGCAGCGGCATCGTCGGCGAGATCGACAAGCTGGTGCGCAAGAACTTCAAGTAGGCCCCGGCCATGCCGACGGCGGGCGCCCCTCGGGGCGCCCTTTTTTGGTTCATCGCACTGTGCCGCTTCTGGCGTCAGTGTCGCTGGCCTCGGTGTCGCGGGCGTCTCGGGACGCGCCCGCGAGGCCTTGCTCGCCGCGCCGTCACGGGCTCAGCGCCTCGGTAGCCGATCGGGCAGGCGCTCGACCAGGAAGTCGATGAACTGGCGGATCTTCGGCGAGCGGTGGCGATGGCGCGGGGTGACCGCCCAGACCGCGCTGTCGTCGTGACGGTAGGCGTCGAGCACGCTGATCAGCTCGCCGCTCGCCAGGTGGGGCTCCACGTAGTAGTCCGGCAGCTGGGCGAGCCCCAGGCCCTTGAGGGCGGCGTCCAGCAGCGCCGGTCCCGAGTTGCTCTCCCAGGGCCCCGTGACCCGCACCTCACGTCTCACCCCCGCCACGGCGAAGCGCCAGTGGTCCCGGGAACCGATCAGGCAGCGGTGGTGGGTGAGCTCGGAGAGGGCGTGGGGCTGGGGGCGGTGGGTGAAGTAGGCGGGCGAGCCCACCACGTACTCGCGTCGCTCGCAGAGCCGCCGGGCGACCAGCGAGGAGTCCTCGAGGGCGCCCAGGCGCACGGCGATGTCGAAGCCCTCGTCGATGATGTCCACCTGGCGGTTGGTCAGGTGCAGGCGTACCTCCAGCTGGGGGTGTCGGGCCATGAAGTCGTTGACCAGCGGCGCCAGGTAGCGCTCGCCGAAGGTGGTGGCGCAGGTCAGGCTCAGCAGGCCGATCGGGCGTTCCTGGAGGTCCTTGATCGCGGCCTCGGCCTCGTGGAAGCCCTCGACCAGGTGGCGGCAGTGCTGGTAGTAGACGCGACCGGCCTCGGTGAGGCGGATCCGCCGCGTGGTGCGGTAGAGCAGGGCGGTGCCGAGCTGGTTCTCGAGCTGGCTGACCAGCCGGCTGACGTGGGAGCTCGAGACCTTGAGCCGCTCGGCCGCGGCCTTGAAGGCGCCCAGGCGCACCACCTCGACGAAGGCCTCGACCCGATCCCAGCGCTGCATGATGCCTCCTGTCGGCGTGATTGTTGCTGTGTGACAATAATGTCCTGCGTTTGATGCAGTTTATCCCGGCAGGGCGAATTGCCTAGACTGTCGTCAGGCTCAACACACATCGAACGAGGAAGATGCCATGAAGTCTCGCGCTGCGGTCGCCCTGGAAGCCGGCAAGCCCCTGGAACTGGTCGAGATCGACGTCGAGGGCCCGAAGGCCGGCGAGGTGCTGGTCAAGATGGCCGCCACCAGCGTCTGCCACACCGACGCCTACACGCTCTCTGGCGCCGACCCGGAGGGCAACTTCCCGGCGGTGCTGGGCCACGAGGGTGCCGGCATCGTGCAGGAGGTGGGCGAGGGCGTGACCAGCCTGCGCCCCGGCGATCACGTCATCCCGCTCTATACCGCCGAGTGCGGCGAGTGCAAGTTCTGCCTCTCCGGCAAGACCAACCTGTGCGGCGCGGTGCGCGCCACCCAGGGCAAGGGCGTGATGCCTGACGGCACCTCGCGCTTCTCGCTGGACGGCAAGCCGCTGCACCACTACATGGGCTGCTCGACCTTCAGCGAGTACACCGTGCTGCCCGAGGTGTCGCTGGCGGTGGTCTCCAGGGAGGCGCCGCTCGACAAGATCTGCCTGCTCGGCTGCGGCGTGACCACCGGCATCGGCGCGGTGATGAACACCGCCAAGGTCGAACCGGGTTCGACGGTGGCCGTCTTCGGCCTGGGCGCCATCGGCCTGGCGGTGATCCAGGGCGCGCAGATGGCCAAGGCCAGCCGCATCATCGCCATCGACGTCAATCCGGAGAAGTTCGAGCTGGCGCGCCAGTTCGGCGCCACCGACTTCGTCAATCCCAAGGAGCATGGCGCCAGCATCCAGGAGGTGATCGTCGACATGACCGACGGCGGCGTCGACTACTCCTTCGAGTGCATCGGCAACGTCAACGTCATGCGCCAGGCGCTGGAGTGCTGCCACAAGGGCTGGGGCGAGTCGGTGATCATCGGCGTCGCCGGGGCCGGCGAGGAGATCTCCACGCGGCCGTTCCAGCTGGTCACCGGCCGGGTCTGGAAGGGTTCCGCCTTCGGCGGCGTCAAGGGCCGCACCGAGCTGCCGGGCTACGTCGATCGCTACATGAAGGGCGAGATCAACATCGACGACTTCATCACCCACGACATGCCCTTCGAGAAGATCAACGAGGCCTTCGACCTGCTGCACCGGGGCGAGAGCATCCGCACCGTGCTGCACTATTGACAGGCGCCCGGTGCCGCGCCGTTGATAGGCGACCGGTGCCGCGCCGTTAACAGGCGCCCGGTGCCGCGCCGTTGACCGGCGCCCGGTGCCGTGCCATTGATAGGCGCCCGCTGCCGCGCCATAGATAGGCGCCCGGTGCTGCGCCGTTGACAGGCGCCTGATGCCGCGCCCGCGTCGAGACGCGGGCGCCGCCCCATCGATCGGTGGCCGGCTCGCCCGGCCGACAAGGAGTGTGATCCCATGACCATGACCGAACATCTCGAGCTGGTCTCGGCCAACAAGAGCCACGGCGGCTGGCACAAGCGCTATCGTCACCGCTCCCGGGCGCTGGACTGCGAGATGACCTTCGCCATCTACCTGCCGCCCCAGGCGGAGACCGAGCGCGTGCCGCTGATGTGGTGGCTCTCGGGGCTGACCTGCACCGACGAGAACTTCATGCAGAAGGCCGGCGCGCACCGGGTGGCGGCCGAGCTCGGCATCGCCATCGTCTGCCCGGATACCAGCCCCCGGGGTACCAACCTGCCGGGCGAGGACGACAGCTACGACTTCGGCAGCGGCGCGGGCTTCTACGTCAACGCCACCCGGGAGCCCTGGAAGCAGCACTACCGCATGTACGACTACGTGGCCGAGGAGCTGCCCTCGGTGGTGCGCCAGCACTTCCCGGTCAATGGCCGCGAGTCGATCAGCGGCCACTCCATGGGCGGCCACGGTGCGCTGATCCTGGCGCTGCGCCGTCCCGGCCACTATCGCGCCGTGTCCGCCTTCGCCCCCGTGGTCAATCCCAGCGAGTGCCCCTGGGGGCAGAAGGCCTTCGCCGGCTACCTGGGCGAGGACCGCGGGCTCTGGACCCAGTACGACGCCTGCGAGCTGGTGGCCCGCGGGGCCTCGAGCCAGCCGCTGTTCATCGACCAGGGCGAGGCCGACGACTTCCTCGAGGAGCAGCTCTGTCCCGAGCGCCTCGAGGCCGTGTGCGCCGAGCACGACCACCCGCTGACCCTGCGTCGCCAGCCTGGCTACGACCACAGCTACTACTTCATCGCCACCTTCATCGAGGATCACCTTCGCTACCATGCCGAGCGCCTGAAGAAGCGCTGAGCCCCGAGCCCGCGTCACCCCATGATCGCCTGCCTCCCTTCGGGGAGGCAGCCTCGTTATACTGCCCGTCATTCATGACGAGGCGAGGCGCGCGATGGCCCAGCGAGGCGGACGATGAGACGGGAGTGGCAGCGGTGGGCGTGGCGGGTGCTCTGGCGCACCCTGCTCGGCTTCGTGGTGGCGTCCGTGGTGCTGGTGCTGGTGCTGCGCGTGGTGCCGGTGTTCGGCTCCATGGTGATGGTGGAGCGCAAGGTGCAGGCGTGGAGCGCCGGGGAAGCTCTCGACCTCCGCCACCAGTGGCGGCCCTGGGCGCGCCTCGCCGACTCCGCCAAGCTGGCGGTGATCGCCGCCGAGGACCAGCGCTTTCCCGAGCACCACGGCTTCGACCTCGTGCAGCTGCGCCAGGCCTGGGAAGCCAGCCGCAACGGCGGCCGCCTGCGCGGTGCCAGCACCATCAGCCAGCAGACCGCCAAGAACCTCTTCCTGTGGACCGGGCGCAGCTGGGTGCGCAAGGGGCTGGAGGCCTGGTTCACGCTGCTGATCGAGGCGCTCTGGCCCAAGCAGCGCATCCTCGAGGTCTACCTCAATATCGTCGAGTGGGACAGCGGGGTGTTCGGCCTCGAGGCCGCCGCCCGCCACTACTTCGGCATCTCCGCCGGCGAGCTGAACGCCTATCAGGCCAGCCGCCTGGCGGCCATCCTGCCCGATCCTCGCGGGCGCGACGCGGCGCGCCCCGGCCCCCTGGTGGAGCGGCGCAGCGCCTGGATCCGCCAGCAGATGCGCAATCTCGGTGGCACCCGCTTCCTCGAGCGGCTCTAGGCGCGCCGTGCGCCCCGACCCTTGACGACCAGCACCACCCCGGCAATGGCGATGGCCATGCCGACAAGCGACAGCGGCGGCAGGCGCTCGTCGAACAGCCACCACGCCTCCAGGGCGGTCACCGGGGGCACCAGGTAGAAGAGGCTCGCCACCCGCGACGCCTCTCCGCGCCGGATCAGCGCCATCAGCAGCAGGATGGCGCTGATCGACAGCACCAGCACCAGCCAGCCCAGGGTCAGCACGAAGGTCGAGGTCCACTCGATCTGGCGCGTCTCGAACAGCCACGCCCCCAGTCCCATCAGGGTGCCGGTGGCGAGGTACTGCACCACGGTGCCCCCGAGCAGCGGCATGCCGGTGCAGAAGCGCTTCTGGTAGAGGGTGCCCAGGGAGATGCCCACCAGCGCCACCATCACGCTCGCCAGGGCGCCGAGGCCGAAGCCCTGGAACAGCGCCTCGCCCGGATCGAGCTTGCCGCCCAGCACCAGGGCGATGCCCACCAGGCCCAGTACCAGCCCCAACCACTGCACGGCGCCCAGCCGCTCGTTTAGCAGCGGCCCGGCGAGGGCGGCGGTGAGCAGCGGCTGCAGCCCCACCAGCAGGGCCGTCAGGCCCGCCGGCATGCCCTGGTAGATGCCGTAGAAGACGCCCCCCAGGTAGGCGCCGTGCACCAGCAGCCCCGAGACCGCGATGTGGCCCCACAGCGTCCGTCCCCGGGGCCAGTCGGCCCGCATCACAAGGATCAGCGGCACCAGCAGCGCCAGGGTCAGCGCGCTGCGCACGAAGAGGAAGGTGAAGGGCTCGGCATGGGGCAGGCCGAACTTGGCGCCGATGAAGCCGGTGCTCCACAGCGCCACGAAGAGGAAGGGCATGGCGGCCAGTGCGGCCTGGCGGTGACGTTCCGATGTCATGAAAGATCGTCCAGGTGGTGAGAAGGCGGGTGGGAGCGAGCATCATCCCGGGCCAGCGCCCGGGATGCCAACCGTGGGGCTCGTGCTTTGGTCGTAG includes the following:
- a CDS encoding ABC transporter substrate-binding protein codes for the protein MTFHHKTLASSIALAAATLVTGNAQAQMSDDAVRIGYLADMSGTYRDLAGPGGLEALKMAVEDVGGEVNGVPIEVFSADDRNSADVGANTVRGWVDQENVDLVAGMVASSVSIAVSKVLEEAGGLAIISGSAASSITNEHCTPNHLHWVYDTYPLANGTAKAVVDQGGETWFMLTADYAFGHALEADVSAVVEANGGEIVGGVRHPFPTSDFSSYILQAQGSGADIVGLANAGSDTVNAIKTASQFGLTQTGQQLAGLLIFLNDVHAMGLEATQGLLLTTGWYWDMDEASREWAERYFERVGRMPTMVQAGVYSSTLHYLNAVEAAGTDEAQAVRAQMAETPVEDFFARNGRIREDGRMVHDMYLAEVKSPEESTGEWDLYEIKSTIPAEEAYRPLAESQCKLVKN
- a CDS encoding LysR family transcriptional regulator; translated protein: MQRWDRVEAFVEVVRLGAFKAAAERLKVSSSHVSRLVSQLENQLGTALLYRTTRRIRLTEAGRVYYQHCRHLVEGFHEAEAAIKDLQERPIGLLSLTCATTFGERYLAPLVNDFMARHPQLEVRLHLTNRQVDIIDEGFDIAVRLGALEDSSLVARRLCERREYVVGSPAYFTHRPQPHALSELTHHRCLIGSRDHWRFAVAGVRREVRVTGPWESNSGPALLDAALKGLGLAQLPDYYVEPHLASGELISVLDAYRHDDSAVWAVTPRHRHRSPKIRQFIDFLVERLPDRLPRR
- a CDS encoding ABC transporter ATP-binding protein; translation: MSQAATTLGQTPMRDGAEMLRISDLHAFYGESHILHGVDFDVKRGELVTLLGRNGAGRSTTLKAIMNMVGHRTGSIVINGTETLGVKPHRIPRLGVGYCPEERGIFSSLDVEENLLLPPTVRSGGMGIDEIYAMFPNLYERRRSQGTRLSGGEQQMLAMARILRTGARLLLLDEITEGLAPVIVQALGEVLIKLKERGMTIVLVEQNFRFAAPLADRHFVMEHGRIIEEISAAELPARREHLNTLLGV
- the fghA gene encoding S-formylglutathione hydrolase, encoding MTMTEHLELVSANKSHGGWHKRYRHRSRALDCEMTFAIYLPPQAETERVPLMWWLSGLTCTDENFMQKAGAHRVAAELGIAIVCPDTSPRGTNLPGEDDSYDFGSGAGFYVNATREPWKQHYRMYDYVAEELPSVVRQHFPVNGRESISGHSMGGHGALILALRRPGHYRAVSAFAPVVNPSECPWGQKAFAGYLGEDRGLWTQYDACELVARGASSQPLFIDQGEADDFLEEQLCPERLEAVCAEHDHPLTLRRQPGYDHSYYFIATFIEDHLRYHAERLKKR
- the mtgA gene encoding monofunctional biosynthetic peptidoglycan transglycosylase; translated protein: MRREWQRWAWRVLWRTLLGFVVASVVLVLVLRVVPVFGSMVMVERKVQAWSAGEALDLRHQWRPWARLADSAKLAVIAAEDQRFPEHHGFDLVQLRQAWEASRNGGRLRGASTISQQTAKNLFLWTGRSWVRKGLEAWFTLLIEALWPKQRILEVYLNIVEWDSGVFGLEAAARHYFGISAGELNAYQASRLAAILPDPRGRDAARPGPLVERRSAWIRQQMRNLGGTRFLERL
- a CDS encoding ABC transporter ATP-binding protein — protein: MTQEFILETRGLTKEFRGFTAVDDVNLRVREGHIHALIGPNGAGKTTVFNLLTKFLPPTRGEILYRGKPITSMRANEIARLGLVRSFQISAVFAHMTAMENVRVALQRRLGTSFHFWKSEKSLEHLNERAVALLDEVGLREYADVLTVEMPYGRKRALEVATTLALDPTLMLLDEPTQGMGAEDVDRIVELIRRVSKGRTVLMVEHNLSVVSRLCDRITVLARGSVLAEGDYDAVSRDPQVREAYMGSDAAAQAEEASA
- a CDS encoding branched-chain amino acid ABC transporter permease, with amino-acid sequence MATTQPLTPAMQRQRSARRRRNLLYLVLLGLALLAPLAIYPVFLMKVLCFALFACAFNLLLGYAGLLSFGHAAFLATGGYFTGIMLSSYPGLTPEAGILIGTLAAVVLGTFFGVLSIRRQGIYFAMVTLALAQMVFFFFVQAPFTGGEDGLHGVPRGELFGLISLSDNLPMYYFVLAIFVIGFAIIQRTVHSPFGQVLKAIRENEPRAVSLGYNVDAYKLVAFVISAGLAGLAGSTKTVVFQLASLTDAHWHMSGEVILMTLLGGVGTLFGPVVGAGLVVSLQTQLAQSPLGNWVSVILGAIFVICVLSFRSGIVGEIDKLVRKNFK
- a CDS encoding branched-chain amino acid ABC transporter permease — protein: MTMIFGVPLAVFMGQLMLGLINGAFYALLSLGLAVIFGLLKIINFAHGAQYMLGAFAAMLGLQYLGINYWVALLLVPLVVGTLGVVIERLFLRRIAHLDHLYGLLLTYGLALIFEGTLINLFGVSGASYPTPEALQGGLNLGFMFLPTYRAWVLVAALVVCGGTWFIIERTRLGAYLRAGTENPALMQAFGVNVPQLITLTYGFGVALAAFAGVLAAPLYPVSPTMGSSLLIVVFAVVVIGGMGSILGAIITGLAMGLIEGLTKVYYPEAANTVIFLVMILVLLLRPSGLFGKEA
- a CDS encoding DMT family transporter, yielding MTSERHRQAALAAMPFLFVALWSTGFIGAKFGLPHAEPFTFLFVRSALTLALLVPLILVMRADWPRGRTLWGHIAVSGLLVHGAYLGGVFYGIYQGMPAGLTALLVGLQPLLTAALAGPLLNERLGAVQWLGLVLGLVGIALVLGGKLDPGEALFQGFGLGALASVMVALVGISLGTLYQKRFCTGMPLLGGTVVQYLATGTLMGLGAWLFETRQIEWTSTFVLTLGWLVLVLSISAILLLMALIRRGEASRVASLFYLVPPVTALEAWWLFDERLPPLSLVGMAIAIAGVVLVVKGRGARRA
- a CDS encoding S-(hydroxymethyl)glutathione dehydrogenase/class III alcohol dehydrogenase; its protein translation is MKSRAAVALEAGKPLELVEIDVEGPKAGEVLVKMAATSVCHTDAYTLSGADPEGNFPAVLGHEGAGIVQEVGEGVTSLRPGDHVIPLYTAECGECKFCLSGKTNLCGAVRATQGKGVMPDGTSRFSLDGKPLHHYMGCSTFSEYTVLPEVSLAVVSREAPLDKICLLGCGVTTGIGAVMNTAKVEPGSTVAVFGLGAIGLAVIQGAQMAKASRIIAIDVNPEKFELARQFGATDFVNPKEHGASIQEVIVDMTDGGVDYSFECIGNVNVMRQALECCHKGWGESVIIGVAGAGEEISTRPFQLVTGRVWKGSAFGGVKGRTELPGYVDRYMKGEINIDDFITHDMPFEKINEAFDLLHRGESIRTVLHY